From a region of the Paenibacillus segetis genome:
- the ligD gene encoding non-homologous end-joining DNA ligase, with product MPRNIKGTITVEGEEVSVSNPDKLLWPEAGITKKIYLEKLAELSPYLLRYCHNRLLTTIRYPGGIHGKFFYQKNAPEPLPLYVKTVMHENIQYVVMDNLPTLLWLGNLASIEFHPSLHYVGENLPCEWVIDLDPSREEEPRIMEAATHVGEILSSLGLHSVPKTSGATGVQIIVPIQYGVTFDELRSIGHFVARYVTEKYPELFTIERLKKDRGDKIYFDYLQHYAGKTIASAYTPRARTAASVSTPLSWEEVRRNPRPADYNLLNIGDRIRTHGDLLQTVQPQSVEFILKHLTAKHSLQ from the coding sequence ATGCCTAGAAATATTAAAGGTACGATCACTGTAGAGGGAGAAGAGGTGTCGGTATCAAATCCAGACAAGCTGTTATGGCCAGAAGCAGGAATCACCAAAAAGATATATTTGGAGAAGCTAGCTGAGCTGTCTCCTTATTTACTGCGCTACTGCCATAATCGACTCTTGACGACAATCCGTTATCCTGGAGGAATCCACGGTAAATTTTTCTATCAGAAGAATGCGCCGGAACCCTTACCACTCTACGTAAAGACTGTCATGCATGAGAATATCCAATATGTCGTCATGGACAACCTTCCAACTCTGCTGTGGCTCGGAAATTTAGCTTCGATTGAATTTCATCCATCGCTTCATTATGTAGGGGAGAATCTCCCTTGTGAGTGGGTGATTGATCTGGATCCTTCGAGGGAGGAAGAGCCGCGAATCATGGAAGCGGCCACTCATGTCGGCGAAATTCTATCTTCACTTGGCCTACACTCGGTACCCAAAACTTCAGGCGCTACTGGTGTACAAATTATCGTACCTATTCAGTACGGTGTTACTTTTGACGAGCTTAGATCCATCGGCCATTTTGTCGCTCGTTATGTCACTGAGAAATATCCCGAGCTGTTTACCATTGAACGGCTCAAAAAGGATCGCGGGGACAAAATCTACTTCGACTATTTACAGCATTATGCGGGCAAGACAATAGCCTCGGCCTATACCCCCCGTGCTCGTACCGCCGCAAGCGTCTCAACCCCATTATCATGGGAAGAAGTTAGGCGAAATCCCCGTCCTGCTGATTATAATCTGCTCAATATTGGAGATCGAATAAGAACTCACGGGGATCTACTTCAAACCGTACAGCCCCAGTCGGTAGAATTCATTTTGAAGCACCTTACCGCAAAACATTCGTTACAATAA
- the tsaD gene encoding tRNA (adenosine(37)-N6)-threonylcarbamoyltransferase complex transferase subunit TsaD, translated as MNLGSDVGINIDEQQDCYILAVETSCDETSAAVVKNGKEVLSNLIASQIETHKAFGGVVPEVASRKHVESITLMLEEAIKEAGIPPEKLSAIAVTEGPGLVGALLVGIMAAKSLAFALDKPLIGTHHIAGHIYANQLTKDMQYPCMALVVSGGHTELVLMEKEGSFVLIGRTRDDAVGEAYDKVARALGFPYPGGPYVDKLAGESEEVENLPRAWLEPGSYDFSFSGLKSAVLNAVNQHQMRGDSQFQAAIARGFQESVIEVLVEKAIRAMRETSAVQLLLCGGVAANRGLRAALAERCQRENITLLIPPLIYCTDNAAMIGAAAYLKWKNGEFSNLALKAEPSLSLEDWSVAASS; from the coding sequence ATGAATCTGGGATCAGACGTTGGGATAAACATAGATGAACAACAAGACTGTTATATTCTAGCAGTCGAGACAAGCTGTGATGAAACTTCAGCCGCCGTCGTTAAAAATGGCAAAGAAGTATTGTCAAATTTAATTGCAAGTCAAATTGAAACGCACAAGGCGTTTGGTGGTGTTGTACCTGAGGTAGCTTCACGTAAGCATGTAGAGAGCATTACGCTGATGCTGGAGGAAGCGATCAAAGAGGCGGGAATCCCTCCGGAGAAGTTGTCGGCGATTGCCGTAACCGAAGGTCCGGGGCTAGTGGGAGCACTACTCGTTGGAATTATGGCCGCTAAGAGTCTCGCGTTTGCATTGGATAAGCCCCTCATAGGAACGCATCATATTGCTGGACATATATATGCTAACCAGCTAACCAAGGATATGCAGTATCCTTGTATGGCGCTTGTCGTGTCGGGGGGACATACGGAGCTTGTGTTGATGGAGAAAGAAGGAAGCTTTGTTCTCATTGGCCGGACACGGGATGATGCTGTAGGAGAAGCTTATGATAAAGTAGCTAGGGCACTTGGATTTCCTTATCCAGGTGGTCCGTATGTAGATAAGCTAGCAGGCGAATCTGAAGAAGTGGAGAACTTACCAAGAGCATGGCTGGAGCCGGGTAGTTATGATTTCAGCTTTAGTGGTCTGAAATCCGCTGTATTAAATGCGGTTAATCAGCATCAGATGCGTGGTGATAGTCAATTTCAGGCGGCTATAGCACGAGGGTTTCAGGAATCTGTAATCGAAGTGTTAGTGGAAAAAGCTATTCGTGCGATGAGAGAAACCAGCGCAGTACAGCTTCTACTCTGCGGAGGGGTTGCTGCAAACCGGGGATTACGTGCGGCATTGGCCGAGCGTTGTCAGCGGGAAAATATCACATTACTGATTCCACCGCTGATCTATTGTACGGATAACGCCGCTATGATCGGTGCGGCGGCTTACTTGAAATGGAAGAACGGCGAGTTCTCAAATCTTGCATTGAAAGCAGAGCCTTCATTATCTTTGGAGGATTGGTCAGTGGCTGCTTCAAGCTAG
- a CDS encoding bactofilin family protein — translation MFKSKGKTVKLDPNTTDTIIGEGSIFEGIIKSDAGVRVEGQITGDIECEGDVTIGDNGHVHSNIVARNVIIAGTVNGNVQARSKLTITAKGKLYGNIKATTLSIEEGSIFEGNSQMGSATESVAAKVELAPNSKASAVKDSAQRVEEEAAYKTW, via the coding sequence ATGTTTAAGAGTAAAGGTAAGACAGTCAAACTAGATCCAAATACTACAGATACGATTATTGGTGAAGGTAGTATATTTGAAGGGATTATTAAATCGGATGCAGGAGTCCGAGTTGAGGGACAAATTACTGGGGATATCGAATGTGAGGGCGATGTCACCATTGGCGACAACGGACATGTTCACTCCAACATTGTTGCCAGAAACGTTATTATTGCAGGAACAGTGAACGGTAATGTACAAGCTAGAAGTAAATTAACCATTACAGCCAAAGGTAAGCTATACGGAAATATCAAAGCAACAACCCTTAGCATAGAAGAAGGAAGTATATTTGAAGGAAACAGTCAAATGGGAAGTGCTACGGAATCCGTAGCAGCCAAGGTAGAACTCGCTCCAAATTCCAAGGCTTCTGCTGTTAAGGATAGCGCTCAAAGAGTGGAAGAAGAAGCAGCATATAAAACCTGGTAG
- a CDS encoding bactofilin family protein has translation MLKNNKKVFRTTDTLIGQGTVVEGNLHCEANLRIEGKFHGEIHCLGELIIGESGEASSNIKASEVIVAGKVIGDIISHGKLTITSNGQVDGSVHVVNLIIMEGGILNGNSKMEKAPVSVVKEKVKKVVQPEAG, from the coding sequence ATGTTAAAAAATAATAAAAAAGTATTCCGGACAACAGATACATTAATCGGCCAAGGTACTGTAGTTGAAGGGAACCTCCATTGCGAAGCAAATCTGCGGATCGAGGGGAAATTTCATGGTGAGATTCATTGTCTTGGTGAACTCATTATCGGAGAGAGCGGCGAAGCCAGTTCAAACATCAAAGCATCGGAAGTTATCGTTGCTGGCAAGGTGATCGGCGATATCATCTCACACGGTAAATTGACCATTACAAGTAACGGTCAAGTCGACGGAAGTGTGCATGTAGTCAATCTCATCATTATGGAAGGTGGCATTCTCAACGGAAATAGCAAGATGGAGAAAGCACCGGTATCTGTCGTCAAAGAAAAGGTAAAAAAAGTAGTACAGCCCGAAGCTGGATAA
- a CDS encoding ABC transporter permease, which translates to MGILGSFLQLVQNENMKIYRRLRTWIMFGLTALLTVMFGVLFSLEGGKSVLSHWDVLSQLYFLYFLVTIFAVIVAADIVAGEFTWGTIKLLLIRPWNRTKVLLSKLIAVILFSLALTAVFMIAATAISFLLFHKDSSDIFAQGDSPLRYIMESLLYKYIDLLVITVFSFMISTVFRSGGIAIGLSMFILFAGNIFTMLFSPERYSWAKYILFVNMDLSKYMNGGNVPEGMTLAFSSSVLAIYVALFLIISWIVFQKRDVAA; encoded by the coding sequence GTGGGCATATTGGGTAGTTTCCTACAGCTTGTCCAAAACGAGAATATGAAAATATATCGAAGACTGCGTACCTGGATCATGTTCGGGCTTACTGCTTTGTTAACGGTAATGTTCGGCGTGTTGTTCTCTCTTGAAGGCGGAAAGAGTGTACTGAGCCATTGGGATGTCTTGTCTCAGTTATATTTTCTGTATTTCCTCGTTACTATCTTTGCGGTCATTGTTGCTGCTGACATTGTGGCCGGCGAGTTTACTTGGGGAACGATAAAGTTACTGTTAATTCGCCCTTGGAATCGCACCAAAGTACTATTGTCCAAGCTGATCGCAGTGATATTATTTTCGTTAGCTTTAACTGCGGTATTTATGATTGCGGCGACGGCTATTTCGTTTCTTCTTTTCCATAAAGATTCCTCTGATATCTTTGCTCAAGGAGACAGCCCGTTGCGATATATCATGGAGAGTTTGCTATATAAATATATCGACCTCTTGGTGATTACCGTATTCTCGTTTATGATCTCCACGGTATTTCGGTCGGGAGGGATCGCGATCGGGCTATCGATGTTTATTTTATTTGCTGGGAACATCTTTACCATGTTGTTTAGTCCAGAGCGCTATTCGTGGGCGAAATATATCTTATTTGTTAATATGGACTTAAGCAAATATATGAATGGAGGCAATGTACCAGAAGGTATGACACTTGCGTTCTCCTCATCTGTCCTGGCAATCTATGTGGCATTGTTCTTGATTATTTCATGGATAGTGTTTCAAAAGAGAGATGTGGCGGCTTAG
- the tsaE gene encoding tRNA (adenosine(37)-N6)-threonylcarbamoyltransferase complex ATPase subunit type 1 TsaE → MALDYKASAQFVYEAHDLSGTDKLASFLAEKAGRGTVIALDGDLGAGKTAFAQLFAKHLEVRGTVNSPTFTLIKEYEGRLPFYHMDVYRLSQMEAEELGLDEYFYGDGVTLVEWASLIEDILPPELLHIYVETVTGSQRRMYLHGRGKRYEQWTTILKENGV, encoded by the coding sequence ATGGCATTAGATTATAAGGCTTCGGCACAATTTGTATATGAAGCTCATGATTTGAGTGGAACGGACAAGCTGGCTTCATTTCTTGCTGAAAAAGCGGGGCGGGGCACTGTCATTGCGTTAGATGGGGATTTAGGAGCTGGTAAAACAGCCTTTGCACAATTGTTCGCCAAGCATTTAGAAGTTCGAGGTACGGTAAATAGTCCAACGTTTACGCTAATTAAGGAATATGAAGGTCGATTACCTTTTTATCATATGGATGTCTATCGGCTGTCCCAGATGGAAGCAGAAGAGCTTGGACTGGATGAGTATTTTTATGGAGACGGTGTGACGTTGGTGGAATGGGCAAGTCTCATTGAGGATATTCTTCCGCCGGAGTTGCTCCATATTTATGTGGAGACGGTGACTGGAAGCCAGCGGCGAATGTATCTACATGGGCGTGGTAAACGCTATGAACAATGGACTACGATTCTGAAAGAGAATGGAGTTTAA
- a CDS encoding ATP-dependent DNA ligase yields the protein MMLKTVTPFEPIRTEVIPMGDQWVAQVKWDGVRMLTYYDGLQTKLINRKGNERSRQYPEFLDVSAYCHANSVILDGEMIALSGGKPSFHEIMRRDSLRREQEISFAASHIQAIYMIFDILYYNGQWVTNKTLTQRQQLLQEIISPHSTLQLVPNIEDGESLFTVMKERGWEGIVCKRLDSTYAIGGKDSRWQKLKIGYDLYAAIGGVTYRDGIVNALLLGLYDLEGNFIYIGHAGGGKLKVADWRELTRITKTMIRDTSPFHRLPQRNKEAVWLQPQLCVKVQFMEWTPGGTMRHPVIQGMGNVPPEMCVITQLE from the coding sequence ATGATGCTTAAGACAGTAACTCCTTTTGAGCCGATTCGGACTGAGGTAATTCCTATGGGAGATCAATGGGTAGCCCAGGTTAAGTGGGATGGCGTTAGAATGTTAACCTATTATGATGGACTTCAGACGAAGCTCATTAATCGTAAAGGGAATGAGCGCAGTAGACAATATCCAGAGTTCTTAGATGTGTCAGCTTATTGCCATGCTAATTCCGTCATTTTAGATGGAGAGATGATTGCATTATCAGGGGGGAAGCCAAGCTTTCATGAGATTATGCGTCGTGACAGCTTGCGAAGGGAGCAGGAGATTTCTTTTGCCGCTAGTCATATTCAAGCGATCTATATGATTTTTGATATTTTGTATTATAACGGACAATGGGTAACAAATAAGACCCTTACGCAGCGTCAACAGCTTCTGCAAGAGATCATCTCTCCACATTCCACACTTCAACTAGTTCCTAATATCGAAGATGGTGAGTCTCTGTTTACCGTCATGAAGGAGCGAGGTTGGGAGGGGATCGTCTGCAAGAGACTGGATAGCACTTATGCTATCGGTGGGAAGGATTCCAGATGGCAGAAGCTAAAGATTGGCTACGATTTGTATGCTGCAATTGGAGGTGTGACTTATCGTGATGGGATTGTTAATGCACTGTTGCTAGGATTATACGATCTAGAAGGGAACTTCATTTATATTGGACATGCTGGTGGCGGGAAATTAAAGGTAGCTGATTGGCGTGAACTGACGCGGATTACAAAAACAATGATTAGAGATACTTCTCCGTTTCATCGTCTGCCCCAGCGCAATAAAGAAGCCGTATGGTTGCAGCCACAGCTATGTGTAAAGGTGCAATTTATGGAATGGACTCCCGGTGGAACGATGCGACACCCTGTGATCCAGGGAATGGGCAACGTACCACCGGAGATGTGTGTTATTACGCAACTGGAATGA
- a CDS encoding M23 family metallopeptidase, with product MKSASLCNQMTLLVLRDANQPVKQIRISKPLIVAVPMVALLSISGLIVSMHINSTRTISQLEGQLMGQNIQFEALVSDRDEAIQRLQNEVVTLSGQSKGMMDRMERVVELEAELQKFINKYGNQEELSNLSSISLDSDSYDDDSLGVGGEYIAVHDNEIDNLAKETSADLQAMNTLLDEMEKNVPVTINRATQTQYSLSGTPSEWPTPSKRLTSNFGYRTDPFTGKAAFHAGIDISGKIGDPVYAAGAGQVVTTDKDSSHGKYIIIKHPDGLESWYLHLSEIKVSEGDTVTKGQTIGSVGNTGRSTGSHLHFEIVKQNKPIDPLPYLKQ from the coding sequence ATGAAAAGTGCTAGTTTATGTAATCAGATGACGCTTCTTGTCCTTAGGGACGCAAATCAGCCCGTCAAACAAATTCGAATATCCAAGCCGCTTATTGTCGCTGTCCCGATGGTTGCCCTACTTTCTATTTCAGGTCTGATCGTCAGTATGCACATAAATTCTACTCGGACCATCTCACAGCTTGAGGGGCAACTTATGGGGCAGAATATACAATTTGAAGCCTTGGTATCGGACAGAGACGAAGCGATACAGAGACTCCAGAACGAAGTTGTCACTCTTTCCGGGCAATCGAAAGGAATGATGGACCGGATGGAACGTGTCGTGGAGCTTGAGGCTGAACTCCAAAAATTTATTAATAAATACGGCAATCAAGAAGAACTCAGCAATTTATCATCCATTTCGTTAGATAGTGATAGTTATGACGATGATTCACTAGGTGTCGGCGGAGAATATATCGCTGTGCATGACAACGAAATTGATAACTTAGCCAAAGAGACCAGCGCTGATCTACAGGCTATGAACACATTGCTGGATGAGATGGAGAAAAACGTTCCCGTGACAATTAATAGAGCCACACAAACACAGTACTCCCTGTCAGGAACTCCTTCGGAATGGCCTACACCATCCAAAAGACTGACATCTAACTTTGGCTATCGTACCGATCCATTCACTGGAAAAGCTGCTTTTCATGCCGGTATCGACATCTCAGGCAAGATTGGAGATCCCGTATATGCAGCTGGTGCTGGTCAAGTTGTGACTACGGACAAAGACAGCTCTCACGGAAAGTACATTATCATCAAACATCCCGATGGCCTAGAAAGCTGGTATTTACACCTCAGTGAAATCAAGGTCTCAGAGGGAGACACCGTTACCAAGGGTCAAACCATCGGTAGCGTAGGAAACACAGGAAGAAGCACTGGCTCACATCTGCATTTCGAAATTGTTAAACAGAATAAACCCATTGATCCGCTTCCCTACCTTAAACAATAA
- the tsaB gene encoding tRNA (adenosine(37)-N6)-threonylcarbamoyltransferase complex dimerization subunit type 1 TsaB — protein sequence MNNNEQGPRQRLLAFDTSTSSLAVAVMENDKLLAQVNILAERNHSAYLVTAIQECLDAAGLSRGDLDGIAVGLGPGSYTGIRIAVTTAKTLAWALNLPVVGFSSLEATAIGGFANGTEQNAANIKSLPAASRSGEGVILPYEHWIIPLVDARRGQVYTALFAAAEGSLPRRLEPDAIRLMDNWCQDIATRLISLAPENRPQAIWFVGETGQHEAAAEELRPLLGENLHIIPYELEGVWVGLCGADHFQMGERDDVHALEPNYTQLAEAEAVRLRKA from the coding sequence ATGAATAATAACGAACAAGGGCCGCGGCAGCGGTTATTGGCGTTCGATACATCGACGTCTTCATTAGCAGTGGCTGTTATGGAGAATGACAAGCTGTTAGCACAAGTAAATATTCTTGCTGAGCGTAATCATTCGGCATATTTGGTTACGGCGATCCAAGAATGTCTGGATGCAGCGGGTTTGTCCCGAGGTGATTTGGATGGAATCGCTGTAGGATTGGGACCTGGTTCTTACACGGGGATTCGGATTGCTGTAACTACAGCTAAGACACTGGCCTGGGCACTAAATCTACCTGTGGTTGGGTTCTCAAGTTTGGAAGCAACGGCGATCGGAGGTTTTGCAAATGGTACAGAGCAAAATGCTGCGAACATCAAGTCACTTCCTGCTGCTTCGCGATCGGGAGAGGGAGTCATTCTACCATATGAACACTGGATCATACCGTTAGTAGATGCTCGGCGTGGACAAGTATACACAGCTCTTTTCGCTGCGGCGGAAGGATCATTACCTCGTCGTTTGGAGCCGGATGCGATTCGATTGATGGATAACTGGTGTCAGGATATTGCCACGCGACTAATCTCATTGGCCCCAGAGAACAGGCCCCAAGCGATATGGTTTGTTGGTGAGACAGGACAGCATGAAGCTGCTGCGGAAGAGCTACGTCCTTTGCTAGGGGAGAATCTTCATATTATTCCTTACGAGCTGGAGGGCGTATGGGTTGGACTTTGTGGTGCCGACCACTTCCAGATGGGTGAACGAGACGATGTACATGCTTTGGAACCGAACTATACTCAACTGGCTGAAGCGGAAGCCGTACGGCTTCGCAAAGCGTAA
- the rimI gene encoding ribosomal protein S18-alanine N-acetyltransferase, translated as MAALRTREVDPGKIILRTMTMDDIPDIMVIEHESFSLPWSEEAFRNELTLNHFARYLVMEYDGGLIGYAGMWNIVDESHITNIAIRMDYRGIHLGERLFKALMDWAIELGMQRMTLEVRVSNIAAQSLYSKFGFYPAGTRKGYYSDNHEDAMIMWCELPNQENETGEEEGSEED; from the coding sequence GTGGCTGCACTAAGGACTAGGGAAGTAGATCCGGGGAAAATAATATTACGTACCATGACAATGGATGATATACCGGATATTATGGTCATCGAGCATGAATCATTTTCACTTCCTTGGAGTGAGGAAGCCTTTCGTAATGAGTTGACCCTTAATCATTTTGCCCGTTATCTTGTGATGGAATATGATGGTGGGTTGATTGGATATGCAGGAATGTGGAATATCGTCGATGAATCTCATATTACGAATATCGCCATACGTATGGACTATCGTGGAATACATTTGGGAGAACGGTTGTTTAAAGCTTTGATGGATTGGGCAATAGAGTTAGGCATGCAACGGATGACGCTAGAGGTTCGCGTATCCAATATTGCGGCTCAATCGCTGTATAGTAAGTTTGGTTTCTATCCCGCGGGCACACGGAAAGGGTATTATTCTGATAATCATGAAGATGCCATGATCATGTGGTGTGAGCTACCAAACCAGGAGAACGAAACGGGTGAAGAGGAAGGAAGCGAAGAGGACTAA
- the cls gene encoding cardiolipin synthase — protein MVWLFIILLGFIFQIATILILEFRNPTKAMAWMFILFLFPIIGFILYYFIAQDYKKRRKLRRRGTRTFQEIKSKLWKQSRIVTSLDEMTNPDFTSQGRLFGLLTHISESPITGCNETQILSHGEKAYAAMFAAMETAKDHIHLEFYIFRHDGMGTRFKEILIRKVNEGVKVRMICDGLGSYKLKKSFIKELQEAGVEFYLFLPPLIATLDRRVNYRNHRKILVVDGKVGFVGGLNVGDEYLGLSSKLGYWRDTHLQMKGDAVYFLQNTFLADWRLASGQKVDSQGLYPQHQCTSREQTQILTSGPDQHWDAVQELIFGAINAAKRRIWITSPYFIPDPSIRAALKVAAVSGVEVTIIIPYHSDSRLVHLASLSYVEELLQAGVKFYQYTKGFIHAKVMIVDELMASVGTANLDMRSFFYNFEMIAVLFDATPIMELVKDFQNDLAESRQIKLREFSRRPRRQKSSELLARLLSPLL, from the coding sequence ATGGTTTGGTTGTTCATCATTTTACTCGGATTTATATTTCAGATTGCTACGATACTTATCTTGGAATTTCGCAATCCCACGAAGGCAATGGCTTGGATGTTTATTCTGTTTCTCTTTCCCATCATCGGTTTTATCCTCTACTATTTCATCGCCCAAGACTATAAGAAACGGAGAAAATTACGTCGCCGTGGGACGAGAACATTTCAGGAGATAAAATCTAAACTGTGGAAGCAGTCTAGGATCGTGACATCGCTCGATGAAATGACTAATCCTGATTTTACAAGTCAAGGACGGTTGTTTGGACTATTAACTCATATATCAGAAAGTCCTATTACGGGATGCAATGAAACACAGATTCTTAGTCATGGCGAGAAGGCTTATGCCGCTATGTTTGCTGCGATGGAGACAGCTAAGGACCACATACATCTGGAGTTCTATATTTTCCGTCATGATGGAATGGGTACCCGTTTTAAGGAGATTTTGATTCGTAAGGTAAATGAGGGTGTAAAGGTTCGGATGATATGTGATGGATTAGGAAGTTATAAATTAAAGAAATCTTTCATCAAGGAACTTCAGGAAGCTGGTGTAGAGTTCTATTTATTTCTACCTCCTTTAATTGCGACGCTTGATCGCCGGGTGAATTACCGTAATCACCGTAAAATTCTTGTGGTAGATGGAAAGGTTGGATTTGTAGGGGGACTTAATGTTGGAGATGAATATTTAGGTCTTTCTTCAAAGTTAGGTTATTGGAGGGACACCCATCTGCAAATGAAGGGGGATGCTGTGTATTTTCTGCAAAATACTTTTTTGGCGGATTGGCGACTTGCTTCTGGGCAGAAGGTGGATTCCCAAGGTTTATATCCTCAACACCAATGTACTAGTAGGGAACAGACACAAATCTTGACCAGTGGGCCAGATCAACATTGGGACGCCGTCCAAGAGTTAATCTTTGGGGCGATTAATGCCGCGAAACGGCGTATTTGGATTACTTCGCCTTATTTCATTCCAGATCCTAGCATTCGGGCTGCTCTGAAAGTGGCGGCTGTGAGTGGAGTTGAAGTGACCATCATCATACCGTACCACTCAGATAGCCGATTGGTTCACCTAGCTTCTCTCTCTTATGTAGAAGAGTTACTACAAGCAGGGGTGAAATTTTACCAGTATACCAAAGGATTTATTCATGCCAAGGTGATGATCGTGGACGAATTGATGGCTTCCGTAGGAACCGCCAATTTGGATATGCGGAGCTTCTTCTATAACTTTGAGATGATAGCGGTTCTATTCGATGCAACTCCGATAATGGAGCTGGTTAAGGATTTTCAGAACGATTTGGCCGAGAGCCGTCAAATTAAACTTCGCGAGTTCTCTCGCCGTCCACGTAGGCAGAAAAGTTCGGAATTGCTGGCACGTTTGTTGTCCCCGTTATTGTAA
- the ku gene encoding non-homologous end joining protein Ku: MHTVWKGAISFGLVHVPVKMFSATEDKDISMKYIHKKCGSPISYVRRCPTCDVDINWEEISKGYEYEKGKYVLFEKEELEQLSAQTQKSITILDFVDLEEIDPIYFQKTYYLAPDQAGSNAYLLLLEAMRQSGKIGIAKIAIRSKSSLAAIRVMEGCLAVETIFYPDEIRPISQVPNLPEGVAVNDKELTMAKLLIEQLSTPFQPEKYTDDYRDSLLNLIEQKVAGEEISLAPTKPETNVIDLMAALQASIEAVKPVIATDPGPTTKKRTRKPAATKAKETSNNSSEATIVSKPKRKTSSKATKKTIS; this comes from the coding sequence ATGCATACAGTCTGGAAAGGAGCCATCAGCTTCGGGTTGGTCCACGTCCCCGTAAAGATGTTCTCCGCCACCGAAGATAAGGATATTTCGATGAAATATATCCATAAGAAGTGTGGTAGCCCGATTTCCTATGTTAGACGTTGCCCAACCTGTGATGTCGATATTAATTGGGAAGAAATTTCTAAGGGATATGAGTATGAAAAGGGGAAATATGTACTGTTTGAGAAAGAAGAACTAGAGCAGCTCTCCGCCCAAACTCAGAAGAGTATCACGATTCTTGATTTTGTGGACCTGGAGGAAATTGATCCAATTTATTTTCAGAAGACCTATTATCTGGCACCCGATCAGGCAGGTTCAAACGCCTATCTACTTCTACTCGAAGCCATGCGGCAAAGCGGTAAGATTGGCATTGCCAAAATTGCCATTCGATCTAAAAGTAGTCTAGCTGCTATTCGTGTAATGGAGGGTTGTCTAGCGGTGGAGACGATATTCTACCCAGACGAAATCCGACCTATTTCACAAGTGCCTAATCTGCCTGAGGGTGTGGCCGTCAATGATAAAGAACTTACCATGGCCAAGCTATTGATAGAACAATTATCAACACCGTTTCAACCCGAAAAATATACAGATGATTATCGAGATAGTCTGCTAAATCTCATAGAACAGAAAGTAGCGGGTGAAGAGATCAGCCTAGCACCAACCAAGCCAGAGACTAACGTCATTGATTTGATGGCAGCGCTACAGGCTAGCATTGAGGCAGTTAAACCCGTTATTGCAACTGACCCTGGTCCGACTACGAAAAAAAGAACTCGCAAACCTGCTGCAACTAAAGCCAAGGAAACCAGCAATAATAGCTCTGAAGCTACCATCGTTTCCAAGCCCAAACGAAAAACGAGTAGCAAAGCCACTAAAAAAACAATCTCTTAG